The Bacteroidota bacterium genomic sequence TAATGCACTACCTAAACTTCCTTGTGCTTTTACAAAATATGTTGCTGGAGCAAGATTGGAGAAATAACATACTGCATCATTGTCTTTCGAAGACTGAGTAGCAACAGTAAAAATATGTTTATCCATACTGTCTTTCGAGTAATACAAATAAACATCTGCTCCAATTGAAAATGCTTTCCCATTTTCAAAAAGCACCTTAATACGAACATTACCTGTTGTAATTCGCTCTTCCTTTTCACAAGAAATAAATAGAAATGAACTCAGACAAAGTAGCACAAGAAGACCAGTAATTTTTTTCATAATAGCTGTTTTTAAAATTCTGCATTTTAATGACGAGAATAAGAGATAAAAAGTTTTCTAAAGATAGACTTTTCTGCAAAAATTTCCCAATACAATTGAATAGAGTTTTTATATATTTGCCAGCCTATAATTTATTGACAACAAAGGCTAAATATCAAAAATGAAAAACACAATTCTACTATTAGCATCCCTATTTGCAATTACCTTATTCATTTCTTCATGCGACAAAGATGATGATCCGATCGACCCAAACATCAATACCAACAAAACAACCTTACTGATAAAAGTAGTTGATGAAGACGGCAAAGCTGTTCAAGGAGCCAATGTTCGCTTATTTAATGATTCACAAAACTGGTCGGATGATAAAAATCCAACAAGAACAAAT encodes the following:
- a CDS encoding carboxypeptidase regulatory-like domain-containing protein; translation: MKNTILLLASLFAITLFISSCDKDDDPIDPNINTNKTTLLIKVVDEDGKAVQGANVRLFNDSQNWSDDKNPTRTNVPTSSGGFATFTELDPIEYYFIAEKGNLNNWFENSDTGGALTKDGTATVSTIIR